One region of Apus apus isolate bApuApu2 chromosome 6, bApuApu2.pri.cur, whole genome shotgun sequence genomic DNA includes:
- the PJVK gene encoding pejvakin isoform X2 → MFIFYSGVSSYQLLNYEDKSDVSLNGRRGNQIMNDVGFDVAGSDSIAFKASFGIVTKHEVEVPTLLKELTTRKINFDHCLVHQTRKSRMEILCVVMESIRTTRQCSLTVHTGMRGETMRFHIIEDQNCKGRDKVIVFPAHTTIAFSVFELYIHLDGNFELCVTPVSKGGFEKEKSGSSSLSKLRILKSTLFHRNKIVVDTIANSEPYLEDLFTDYYEKAASMTDLSTSYLREGSHIRINLLNNNIPKGPCVLCGMGSSKRETVYGCLECSFNGQKYVRLHAVPCFDLWHKRVK, encoded by the exons ATGTTTATCTTTTACTCAGGTGTCTCGTCCTACCAGTTGCTCAACTATGAAGACAAATCTGATGTTTCACTTAATGGTCGAAGAGGAAATCAGATAATGAATGATGTTGGTTTTGATGTTGCTGGATCAGATTCTATTGCGTTTAAAGCTTCTTTTGGCATAGTGACGAAACATGAGGTTGAAGTACCAACATTACTTAAAGAACTTACTACAAG aaaaataaactttgatCATTGTCTAGTCcatcaaacaagaaaaagcaggatGGAAATTTTGTGTGTGGTCATGGAAAGTATTAGAACTACAAGGCAGTGCTCCTTAACCGTCCATACTGGAATGCGTGGAGAGACAATGAGG TTTCACATTATTGAAGATCAGAATTGTAAAGGACGGGACAAAGTCATTGTTTTTCCTGCACATACAACGATTGCTTTTAGTGTATTTGAACTTTATATTCATTTGGATGGTAATTTTG aactcTGTGTGACTCCAGTTTCAAAAGGAGgatttgaaaaagagaaatctggATCATCATCACTGTCCAAATTAAGGATATTAAAGAGTACTCTGTTTCATCGAA ataaaatagtAGTGGATACCATTGCTAACTCTGAGCCTTACTTGGAGGACCTTTTTACAGATTATTATGAAAAAGCTGCAAGCATGACTGACCTCTCTACAAGTTATCTCAGAGAGGGGTCTCATATCCGAATTAATTTACTTAATAACAACATCCCAAAAGGTCCCTGTGTCCTCTGTGGAATGGGAAGTTCTAAAAGGGAGACAGTCTACGGATGCCTAGAGTGTTCTTTTAATGGACAAAAGTATGTACGACTGCATGCTGTGCCCTGTTTTGACCTCTGGCATAAGAGAGTGAAGTAA
- the FKBP7 gene encoding peptidyl-prolyl cis-trans isomerase FKBP7: MGRRLTLLLLPLALLAAPAQAEGGAVTAAEEVKIEVLHLPEVCSPKSKKGDLLNAHYDGFLAGNGSKFYCSRTQNEGHPKWFVLGVGQVIKGLDIAMMNMCPGEKRKVIIPPSLAYGQQGYAQGKIPPNATLIFEIELYAVNKGPRSVEAFNQIDKDSDKKLSALEISQYLKEEFARDGKKRHPSVHDEILADIFKKNDHDGDGFISAKEYNVYQHDEL, encoded by the exons ATGGGCCGCAGGCTgaccctgctcctcctgccgCTGGCCCTGCTGGCGGCCCCGGCGCAGGCCGAAGGCGGCGCGGTGACGGCGGCGGAGGAGGTGAAAATAGAGGTGCTGCACCTCCCCGAGGTCTGCAGCCCAAAGAGCAAGAAGGGGGATCTGCTGAACGCGCACTACGACGGTTTCCTGGCCGGCAACGGATCCAAGTTTTACTGCAG TCGGACACAAAATGAAGGTCATCCAAAATGGTTTGTTCTGGGTGTTGGACAAGTCATAAAAGGGTTGGATATTGCTATGATGAATATGTGTCCTGGAGAAAAACGAAAAGTGATCATTCCTCCATCATTAGCATACGGACAGCAAGGATACG CACAGGGCAAGATTCCACCCAATGCAACACTGATCTTTGAGATTGAACTTTATGCAGTAAATAAGGGACCTCGCAGTGTTGAAGCATTTAATCAAATAGACAAGGACAGTGACAAAAAGCTCTCTGCACTTGAG aTAAGCCAGTATTTGAAAGAAGAATTTGCAAGAGATGGCAAAAAACGTCATCCCTCAGTCCATGATGAAATCTTAGCTGATATATTTAAGAAGAATGACCATGATGGAGATGGTTTCATATCAGCAAAGGAGTACAATGTCTACCAGCATGATGAACTCTAA
- the PJVK gene encoding pejvakin isoform X3 — MNDVGFDVAGSDSIAFKASFGIVTKHEVEVPTLLKELTTRKINFDHCLVHQTRKSRMEILCVVMESIRTTRQCSLTVHTGMRGETMRFHIIEDQNCKGRDKVIVFPAHTTIAFSVFELYIHLDGNFELCVTPVSKGGFEKEKSGSSSLSKLRILKSTLFHRNKIVVDTIANSEPYLEDLFTDYYEKAASMTDLSTSYLREGSHIRINLLNNNIPKGPCVLCGMGSSKRETVYGCLECSFNGQKYVRLHAVPCFDLWHKRVK, encoded by the exons ATGAATGATGTTGGTTTTGATGTTGCTGGATCAGATTCTATTGCGTTTAAAGCTTCTTTTGGCATAGTGACGAAACATGAGGTTGAAGTACCAACATTACTTAAAGAACTTACTACAAG aaaaataaactttgatCATTGTCTAGTCcatcaaacaagaaaaagcaggatGGAAATTTTGTGTGTGGTCATGGAAAGTATTAGAACTACAAGGCAGTGCTCCTTAACCGTCCATACTGGAATGCGTGGAGAGACAATGAGG TTTCACATTATTGAAGATCAGAATTGTAAAGGACGGGACAAAGTCATTGTTTTTCCTGCACATACAACGATTGCTTTTAGTGTATTTGAACTTTATATTCATTTGGATGGTAATTTTG aactcTGTGTGACTCCAGTTTCAAAAGGAGgatttgaaaaagagaaatctggATCATCATCACTGTCCAAATTAAGGATATTAAAGAGTACTCTGTTTCATCGAA ataaaatagtAGTGGATACCATTGCTAACTCTGAGCCTTACTTGGAGGACCTTTTTACAGATTATTATGAAAAAGCTGCAAGCATGACTGACCTCTCTACAAGTTATCTCAGAGAGGGGTCTCATATCCGAATTAATTTACTTAATAACAACATCCCAAAAGGTCCCTGTGTCCTCTGTGGAATGGGAAGTTCTAAAAGGGAGACAGTCTACGGATGCCTAGAGTGTTCTTTTAATGGACAAAAGTATGTACGACTGCATGCTGTGCCCTGTTTTGACCTCTGGCATAAGAGAGTGAAGTAA
- the PJVK gene encoding pejvakin isoform X1, translating into MFAAATKNFVKQVGDGGRLVPVPSLSEADKYQPLSLVIKKRKCLLSKTSKFASTPFTLKDILQGEKEISAGVSSYQLLNYEDKSDVSLNGRRGNQIMNDVGFDVAGSDSIAFKASFGIVTKHEVEVPTLLKELTTRKINFDHCLVHQTRKSRMEILCVVMESIRTTRQCSLTVHTGMRGETMRFHIIEDQNCKGRDKVIVFPAHTTIAFSVFELYIHLDGNFELCVTPVSKGGFEKEKSGSSSLSKLRILKSTLFHRNKIVVDTIANSEPYLEDLFTDYYEKAASMTDLSTSYLREGSHIRINLLNNNIPKGPCVLCGMGSSKRETVYGCLECSFNGQKYVRLHAVPCFDLWHKRVK; encoded by the exons ATGTTTGCTGCTGCAACCAAAAACTTTGTAAAACAGGTCGGTGATGGAGGAAGACTAGTTCCAGTGCCCAGCCTAAGTGAAGCTGATAAATACCAACCTTTGAGTCTCGtgattaagaaaagaaaatgtttactttCAAAAACATCTAAGTTTGCTTCAACACCTTTCACATTAAAGGACATTCTTCAGGGGGAGAAAGAAATTTCTGCAG GTGTCTCGTCCTACCAGTTGCTCAACTATGAAGACAAATCTGATGTTTCACTTAATGGTCGAAGAGGAAATCAGATAATGAATGATGTTGGTTTTGATGTTGCTGGATCAGATTCTATTGCGTTTAAAGCTTCTTTTGGCATAGTGACGAAACATGAGGTTGAAGTACCAACATTACTTAAAGAACTTACTACAAG aaaaataaactttgatCATTGTCTAGTCcatcaaacaagaaaaagcaggatGGAAATTTTGTGTGTGGTCATGGAAAGTATTAGAACTACAAGGCAGTGCTCCTTAACCGTCCATACTGGAATGCGTGGAGAGACAATGAGG TTTCACATTATTGAAGATCAGAATTGTAAAGGACGGGACAAAGTCATTGTTTTTCCTGCACATACAACGATTGCTTTTAGTGTATTTGAACTTTATATTCATTTGGATGGTAATTTTG aactcTGTGTGACTCCAGTTTCAAAAGGAGgatttgaaaaagagaaatctggATCATCATCACTGTCCAAATTAAGGATATTAAAGAGTACTCTGTTTCATCGAA ataaaatagtAGTGGATACCATTGCTAACTCTGAGCCTTACTTGGAGGACCTTTTTACAGATTATTATGAAAAAGCTGCAAGCATGACTGACCTCTCTACAAGTTATCTCAGAGAGGGGTCTCATATCCGAATTAATTTACTTAATAACAACATCCCAAAAGGTCCCTGTGTCCTCTGTGGAATGGGAAGTTCTAAAAGGGAGACAGTCTACGGATGCCTAGAGTGTTCTTTTAATGGACAAAAGTATGTACGACTGCATGCTGTGCCCTGTTTTGACCTCTGGCATAAGAGAGTGAAGTAA